The DNA segment CCATTTCAGTCACTTTTTGTACTGACTACTTACTATGTTGACAAcgaattcaatttaattcaattcaatgagtCTTCAACTTGAATACACACCACTCATAATAAATGTGACTTCTGAACAACTGCAATTCTTTTTGCTGTAAGCaggaaataaaatgaacatGTCTCTGCCAGCTAAAGTTCATATTTATATGTAGAATTCTGCATTGAAGTTGAACGTTATTAAAAAGAGGACATATTTTGCTGcagattcatttatttattaatgagaTTACCCGGAATGTTGCCAATAACaatgaagaaggagaagaaaaattaaaaattaaagccAGGAAGTAAATGATCATACTGAAGTTATATATGGTATCATTTATGATATGGGGAATCCATTTCTTCAAAAAGCATTGTGAGATTATGGCAGTAATCACCACACATGCGCTTCTTTGCTGCAAACGTAGGAGAGTAAATCCTCGCAACTAGCATCTCCCCAACCGCCACCTAAAAGAAATACATAGTTTAATGTAACGGTAATTTATCCACGGCTAATTTGACTAAAAATGGTTACTTACCACTGTCATCCATCTCAACACAGTTCCCATTGCCGTCTGGCTGACCTGAAAGGAAGTTATCGAAATCTTCAAGCGTTCCATCAGTCCAAATGAAGTCATCATCGctctttagttttttaaaagaagacaAATTGGATATTagtgaatatttttatactCCTGTTGGGTGCTGTGTCACGAAACGTGTTCATTTCccatttttggagcctttttgatttttttctgtgcccTTAGTGAGTATGGAAATTGATGCTTTCAGCCTGAGTGGGAGGGGGTAGAAATTGCTTTGATTATCGACAACATGACGGGATTGgtaataaatgaattaacaaaatgttcatttcttAAAATGTGCAccaaatatttcacatatcGTTTTATGAACGAAAAATGAATTAGAAATTTCCAACAATTCTCtcttcaatgtcttttttttaccatgaaaTATGTGATGTATGTGTAcagttgaggtttttttttctcttacattAATTGCATCATGGAGTCCAATCCAAGAAGTATCAGGTACAACAGTACCAATTTTAATCAATTCAAGAACGACAGCATTTTCAAGGGCACTGTGGATGGAGACCAGATTGCCACCAAGAATATTGCAGACCTTCTgttggggaataaaaaaaataaatacaaattaaatttgaTAAGGTTCACTGGTGTATTGGAAGACTTCCAAACCTCTGCATCAGAAAAACACCGCTTGTCTTCTTGGTAGATGTAACAGTTGCAGCCCAGGCGAGTCCAGCCTCTAGGACAGTCATTGACTGCAACACAATAGTTTTCATAGGGACAAATGCATACGTAATGATATCAAATCTGTTGCTTTTAAAAGGTTATTAAAATTGCTCTACACACCTTTTTTATGAGTCGGAGGCCGAGCAAACTgaagtaaaaaggaaaatattctttgttttaaatAGTAATCTCATTGATCTCATTGGTGCTTGTAAGACATAgaagttcatttattttataagtaaaCAGTAAAAATCTAACTATCATCCCATTTGAATGGATATATTGATTCATTA comes from the Stigmatopora nigra isolate UIUO_SnigA chromosome 22, RoL_Snig_1.1, whole genome shotgun sequence genome and includes:
- the LOC144215664 gene encoding galactose-specific lectin nattectin-like: MGKYSETADAKMAFSLPSLLMLCVVSGLVTQAFARPPTHKKVNDCPRGWTRLGCNCYIYQEDKRCFSDAEKVCNILGGNLVSIHSALENAVVLELIKIGTVVPDTSWIGLHDAINSDDDFIWTDGTLEDFDNFLSGQPDGNGNCVEMDDSGGGWGDASCEDLLSYVCSKEAHVW